A single genomic interval of Halomonas sp. GT harbors:
- a CDS encoding serine/threonine protein kinase has product MSHPFSTLSPDTVMSAAESVGIWPAVEPFALNSYENRVLMFRDNDGERWVVKFYRPGRWADEVIQEEHDFLQELAAAAVPVVAPWRDQHGKSLHTYQQFRFTLYPQCSGQAPELDNPSHLFALGNALGRLHAVSSQTAFQYRPTLKWQHDIHDAEARVIESSRLSKHQQRAYHNVVQKILRHLEKYPITSDQMIRTHGDCHLGNVLGRDEAFTLVDFDDCLMAPAIQDIWMLLPVDDPTGWRAQLSEIVEGYEEEQTFPQKQLSLIEPLRAYRLIRYTAWLVSRWDDPAFPRAFPWLADSGYWDQHIRQLEQQVLQLEQPIWLA; this is encoded by the coding sequence TAATAGCTATGAAAATCGAGTGCTGATGTTTCGTGACAATGACGGTGAGCGATGGGTTGTGAAATTTTATCGTCCTGGGCGTTGGGCAGATGAGGTCATTCAGGAAGAGCACGATTTTCTTCAAGAGTTGGCTGCTGCTGCTGTGCCCGTTGTTGCGCCCTGGCGGGACCAGCATGGCAAATCACTCCATACTTACCAACAATTTCGCTTCACGCTTTACCCTCAATGTAGTGGTCAAGCGCCTGAGTTAGACAACCCTTCGCATCTTTTTGCATTAGGTAATGCGTTAGGCCGATTACATGCAGTGTCATCACAAACGGCGTTTCAGTATCGGCCAACATTAAAGTGGCAGCACGATATTCATGATGCAGAGGCCCGAGTTATCGAGAGTAGTAGGCTTAGCAAGCATCAGCAACGTGCCTATCACAACGTTGTTCAGAAAATTCTTCGTCATCTTGAAAAGTACCCCATCACCAGTGATCAAATGATTCGAACGCATGGTGATTGTCACTTGGGTAATGTTTTAGGAAGAGATGAAGCATTTACTTTGGTGGATTTTGACGATTGCCTTATGGCACCCGCTATTCAAGATATATGGATGCTGTTACCTGTTGATGATCCAACTGGTTGGAGAGCACAACTAAGTGAAATTGTTGAAGGATATGAAGAAGAGCAAACATTTCCGCAAAAACAGCTGTCGCTAATCGAGCCGTTGCGGGCATATCGCCTTATTCGATACACCGCGTGGCTTGTTTCTCGCTGGGATGATCCAGCGTTTCCTCGTGCGTTTCCATGGCTGGCGGATAGCGGTTATTGGGATCAACACATCCGCCAGCTTGAGCAACAAGTGTTACAACTTGAACAGCCTATTTGGCTAGCATGA
- the folE gene encoding GTP cyclohydrolase I FolE — MTDDIAQHYRHIIAAIGENPDREGLRDTPKRAAKAMQFLNAGYQQSLEEIVNGAVFESQTDEMVLVKDIELYSMCEHHLLPFIGKCHIAYLPSGKVLGLSKFARIVDMYARRMQIQENLTREIAEAVQQVTQSRGVAVVIEARHLCMMMRGVEKQNSSMTSSVMLGGFRSNQATRQEFLTLIS; from the coding sequence ATGACCGACGACATTGCTCAACACTACCGCCACATTATCGCGGCAATTGGCGAAAACCCTGACCGTGAAGGACTGCGCGATACGCCAAAAAGAGCGGCAAAAGCAATGCAGTTCTTGAATGCTGGCTACCAGCAATCACTTGAGGAGATTGTTAATGGTGCGGTGTTTGAGTCACAAACAGATGAAATGGTCCTTGTAAAAGACATTGAGCTGTACTCTATGTGCGAGCACCACCTGCTGCCATTTATTGGCAAATGCCATATTGCCTATCTTCCCAGCGGTAAAGTACTAGGGCTTTCGAAGTTTGCCCGTATTGTTGATATGTACGCTAGGCGCATGCAAATTCAAGAAAATTTGACGCGTGAAATTGCTGAGGCAGTGCAGCAAGTTACGCAATCAAGAGGTGTCGCTGTGGTGATTGAGGCACGCCATCTTTGCATGATGATGCGCGGTGTGGAAAAGCAAAATTCAAGCATGACGTCTTCTGTGATGCTGGGTGGTTTCCGCAGTAACCAAGCAACGCGGCAGGAGTTCTTAACGCTAATCAGTTGA
- the purH gene encoding bifunctional phosphoribosylaminoimidazolecarboxamide formyltransferase/IMP cyclohydrolase — protein sequence MADSTATPVRRALLSVSDKTGIVEFARGLSQHGVELLSTGGTFRLLQENSVPVKEVSEHTGFPEIMDGRVKTLHPKIHGGILARRGQDDAVMAENDITPIDMVVVNLYPFAATVANPDCTLEDAIENIDIGGPTMVRACAKNHAFTTIVVNADDYARVLGELAAQDGQVSAATRFDLAVKAFEHTAGYDGAIANYLGRKVASENATFARTFNLQLDKKQDMRYGENPHQQAAFYVDPQASEPSVATAKTLQGKPLSFNNVADTDAAFECVKAFEETACVIVKHANPCGVAIGTTALEAYEKAFATDPTSAFGGIIAFNVALDAETARAIIDRQFVEVIIAPGVSDEATAIVAEKQNVRLLDVSAHWPGETQPAFDFKRVNGGLLVQERDQGMVTREELTVVSERAPSEQELRDLGFAWRVAKFVKSNAIVYAKEGQTVGVGAGQMSRVYSAKIAGIKAADEGLSVPGSVMASDAFFPFRDGIDAAAAAGITAVIQPGGSMRDQEVIDAANEAGIAMVFTGMRHFRH from the coding sequence ATGGCTGATAGTACTGCTACCCCCGTCCGTCGCGCCCTTTTGAGCGTGTCCGATAAAACCGGCATTGTTGAATTCGCCCGCGGTTTAAGCCAGCACGGCGTAGAACTCCTTTCGACTGGAGGAACCTTCCGACTGCTTCAGGAAAACTCCGTTCCTGTTAAAGAAGTCTCTGAGCACACTGGTTTTCCTGAAATCATGGATGGTCGTGTAAAAACACTGCACCCCAAAATTCATGGTGGAATCCTTGCGCGCCGCGGCCAGGATGATGCAGTGATGGCAGAGAACGACATTACTCCCATCGACATGGTGGTCGTTAATCTTTATCCGTTTGCAGCCACTGTCGCCAACCCAGACTGCACACTGGAAGACGCCATCGAAAATATCGATATCGGCGGGCCGACCATGGTGCGCGCATGCGCAAAAAATCACGCCTTTACCACCATTGTGGTAAATGCCGATGACTATGCACGGGTATTGGGAGAGCTGGCTGCGCAGGACGGTCAAGTGAGCGCTGCTACCCGCTTTGATTTGGCCGTGAAGGCATTTGAACACACTGCCGGTTATGATGGCGCCATTGCCAATTACCTTGGCCGTAAAGTGGCTAGCGAAAACGCAACGTTTGCTCGCACCTTCAACCTGCAATTAGACAAAAAGCAGGACATGCGATACGGAGAAAACCCGCATCAGCAAGCAGCTTTTTACGTGGATCCCCAAGCAAGCGAACCCAGTGTCGCCACTGCAAAAACTCTGCAAGGTAAGCCACTTTCCTTTAATAATGTGGCTGACACAGATGCGGCATTTGAGTGCGTTAAAGCATTTGAAGAAACTGCTTGTGTCATCGTCAAGCATGCCAACCCTTGCGGTGTAGCCATTGGCACCACTGCACTTGAGGCATATGAAAAAGCCTTCGCTACCGATCCGACGAGTGCTTTTGGCGGCATTATTGCGTTTAACGTGGCGCTAGATGCCGAAACCGCCCGGGCAATTATTGATCGCCAGTTTGTTGAAGTTATTATTGCACCTGGCGTGAGTGATGAGGCAACTGCCATCGTGGCAGAGAAGCAGAATGTACGCCTGCTTGATGTGAGTGCCCACTGGCCTGGCGAAACACAGCCTGCTTTTGATTTTAAACGTGTCAACGGCGGACTCTTGGTTCAAGAGCGCGATCAGGGCATGGTAACCCGCGAAGAGCTGACCGTGGTTAGCGAACGCGCTCCATCGGAGCAAGAACTTCGCGATCTAGGTTTTGCTTGGCGAGTCGCTAAATTCGTTAAATCGAATGCGATTGTATATGCAAAAGAGGGTCAAACAGTGGGCGTTGGCGCAGGCCAAATGAGCCGCGTTTACTCAGCGAAAATAGCGGGCATTAAAGCGGCTGATGAAGGCCTTTCAGTGCCAGGCTCGGTCATGGCGTCAGATGCATTCTTCCCTTTCCGTGATGGTATTGATGCCGCCGCAGCCGCGGGTATTACTGCCGTTATTCAACCCGGTGGTTCCATGCGTGACCAGGAAGTAATTGATGCCGCTAACGAAGCGGGCATTGCCATGGTATTTACTGGCATGCGCCACTTCCGCCATTAA
- a CDS encoding NAD-dependent succinate-semialdehyde dehydrogenase: MEALKETQLYCPFAYIDGSWVAADSGEQINVLNPATGEPVGDMPRLGKVETERAIDAADAALPAWRALTAQERADLLLKWHDLMLEHKHDLALLMTYEQGKPVKEAEGEIVYAASFLRWFAEEARRIYGETIPAAKSNQRIVVTKQPVGVVGAITPWNFPAAMITRKAGAALAAGCTIVVKPASQTPFSATALAMLAERAGIPRGVFNVVPGRAADIANALTQSPKVRKITFTGSTEVGRKLMAQAAEHVQKISLELGGNAPFIVFEDADLDAAVEGAMAAKFRNAGQTCVCTNRFLVQSSVINAFCEKLAVAMNSELYVGNGTEPNINIGPLIDGDAVKKVSEHVQDAVDNGAELLLGGHPHPLGGNFFTPTLISFATDKMKVAHEETFGPLAAVFPFDEEETAIEMANDTEYGLASYFYSRDLGRVWRVADALEYGMVGINTGLISNAAAPFGGVKASGLGREGGHQGLEEYLETKYLCIDLG; this comes from the coding sequence ATGGAAGCGCTGAAAGAAACACAGCTGTATTGCCCGTTTGCCTATATCGATGGTAGCTGGGTAGCCGCCGACAGCGGTGAGCAAATTAATGTCTTAAACCCTGCGACGGGCGAGCCCGTTGGTGATATGCCACGACTGGGCAAAGTTGAAACTGAGCGCGCCATCGATGCAGCAGATGCTGCGTTACCCGCTTGGCGTGCTTTGACAGCCCAAGAACGAGCTGATCTGCTGTTGAAGTGGCATGATCTCATGCTGGAGCATAAGCATGATCTTGCCTTGCTCATGACCTACGAGCAAGGCAAGCCGGTAAAAGAGGCGGAAGGCGAAATTGTTTATGCCGCCAGCTTTTTACGTTGGTTTGCAGAAGAGGCGCGTCGTATCTACGGAGAGACTATTCCCGCTGCTAAATCAAACCAGCGTATCGTGGTGACAAAGCAACCTGTTGGTGTTGTGGGGGCTATTACCCCTTGGAATTTTCCGGCTGCTATGATCACGCGTAAAGCAGGCGCTGCGTTAGCGGCGGGTTGTACAATCGTCGTTAAGCCCGCAAGCCAGACGCCATTTTCTGCAACGGCCCTTGCCATGTTGGCAGAAAGGGCGGGCATTCCCCGTGGTGTGTTCAATGTAGTGCCAGGCCGTGCGGCTGATATTGCCAACGCGCTTACTCAATCTCCCAAAGTGCGCAAAATCACTTTTACGGGCTCTACGGAAGTTGGCCGTAAGCTCATGGCTCAGGCGGCTGAGCATGTACAAAAAATATCACTTGAACTCGGTGGCAATGCCCCCTTTATCGTATTTGAAGATGCAGACCTTGATGCCGCTGTGGAGGGTGCCATGGCTGCGAAATTTCGTAATGCTGGTCAAACATGTGTATGCACTAATCGGTTTTTGGTGCAGTCCAGCGTTATTAACGCCTTCTGTGAGAAGTTGGCGGTTGCTATGAATAGTGAGCTGTACGTAGGTAATGGCACTGAGCCCAATATTAACATTGGTCCTTTGATCGATGGTGACGCGGTCAAAAAGGTGAGCGAGCATGTGCAGGATGCAGTCGATAATGGGGCTGAGTTGCTGCTAGGTGGTCATCCGCATCCGCTAGGTGGAAACTTCTTTACTCCGACGTTGATTAGCTTTGCAACAGATAAGATGAAGGTGGCACACGAAGAAACCTTTGGTCCTCTAGCAGCGGTTTTTCCCTTCGATGAAGAGGAAACTGCTATCGAAATGGCTAATGACACCGAGTATGGTTTAGCCTCCTATTTTTACTCACGAGATCTGGGGCGTGTTTGGCGTGTCGCCGATGCACTTGAGTACGGCATGGTGGGAATTAACACCGGCCTTATTTCTAATGCCGCGGCACCTTTTGGTGGTGTAAAAGCGTCTGGTCTTGGGCGAGAAGGTGGGCATCAAGGTTTGGAAGAGTACCTTGAGACAAAATATCTGTGTATTGATCTAGGTTAA
- the dusB gene encoding tRNA dihydrouridine synthase DusB has translation MTTQNFQPPMIGPHQLTNQVILAPMAGVTDRPFRQLCRRLGAGWVVGEMVTADPALWHTRKSKLRMDHQGEPAPRVVQIAGGDAEMLANAARLNAELGAQVIDINMGCPAKKVCNKAAGSALMRDEALVAEILDAVVKAVDIPVTLKIRTGWSAEANNGLRIAKLAESAGIQALAVHGRHREQRYTGWAEYDTIAEIKSHLTIPVIANGDITSPQKAKEVLSYTGADAVMIGRGAQGNPWIFEQITHYLAHGELLTPPTLDERRNVLNEHLQALHLFYGDTMGVRIARKHLGWYLNEDPRFNEKQYYLLKQQFNALATPASQFDWINDAMTQDAAGRLLAKGSHAA, from the coding sequence AACCAACCAAGTTATCTTGGCGCCGATGGCTGGCGTTACCGATCGCCCATTTCGCCAACTTTGCAGGCGGTTAGGTGCAGGGTGGGTGGTCGGTGAAATGGTGACAGCCGACCCCGCTCTTTGGCATACCCGAAAGTCCAAGCTTCGCATGGATCACCAAGGCGAACCCGCCCCTAGGGTTGTACAAATTGCCGGGGGAGATGCTGAAATGCTTGCAAATGCTGCGCGTCTTAACGCCGAACTAGGCGCTCAGGTGATTGATATCAACATGGGATGCCCAGCCAAAAAGGTCTGCAATAAGGCTGCTGGCTCTGCCCTAATGCGTGATGAAGCTCTAGTAGCTGAAATTCTTGACGCCGTTGTTAAGGCCGTTGATATTCCGGTTACTTTAAAAATTCGCACAGGGTGGTCTGCTGAAGCTAACAATGGCCTACGCATTGCAAAACTCGCGGAATCCGCAGGCATCCAAGCTTTAGCGGTACATGGACGTCATCGAGAGCAGCGCTATACTGGATGGGCTGAGTACGACACTATCGCTGAAATAAAATCGCATCTGACGATACCGGTTATTGCCAATGGGGATATTACCAGCCCTCAAAAAGCCAAAGAGGTATTGTCATATACAGGTGCCGATGCAGTAATGATTGGCCGCGGAGCGCAAGGCAACCCATGGATATTCGAGCAGATTACACACTATCTTGCCCATGGAGAACTACTAACGCCCCCCACTCTTGATGAGCGCCGAAACGTTCTCAATGAGCACTTACAAGCCCTGCATCTGTTTTATGGCGATACAATGGGTGTTCGCATAGCGCGTAAACACCTAGGTTGGTACTTGAATGAAGACCCGCGCTTCAACGAAAAACAGTATTATCTGCTGAAGCAGCAATTTAATGCGCTTGCCACCCCAGCATCGCAATTTGATTGGATTAATGATGCCATGACGCAGGACGCTGCAGGGCGTCTGCTAGCTAAAGGAAGCCATGCTGCATGA
- the fis gene encoding DNA-binding transcriptional regulator Fis, which translates to MTERDLLSNELSHRLSGTLADPAASVPPQPLREAVETAIRRYFEHLDGSQATDLYAMVMAEVEAPLLSCVMEHTEGNQTRAADVLGLNRGTLRKKLKLYGLIEGDAP; encoded by the coding sequence ATGACTGAACGCGACCTGCTTTCGAACGAGCTCTCTCACCGCCTTTCAGGCACTCTGGCGGACCCCGCCGCGAGCGTACCACCTCAACCACTAAGAGAAGCGGTTGAAACAGCGATACGCCGTTACTTCGAGCATCTCGATGGCAGCCAAGCAACTGACCTCTACGCGATGGTGATGGCCGAAGTAGAAGCGCCACTATTAAGCTGCGTAATGGAACATACTGAAGGTAACCAAACTCGAGCCGCGGATGTACTGGGCTTAAACCGTGGCACATTGCGCAAAAAACTTAAGCTCTATGGATTGATTGAAGGTGACGCCCCATAA